The Oceanibaculum nanhaiense DNA segment GGGCGGCACCATCGACGGGCCGCTGAAACTGCGCCGCGAGGGCGATAAGGTTTATGGCCCCGGCATCTACGACATGAAGGGCGGGATGTACCTCGCCTATTACGCGTTGCGGCAGCTGCTGAAGGCCGGGCAGAAGCCGGCCCTGCCGATCACCTTCCTGTTCATCTCCGACGAGGAGGTCGGCAGCCCCTCGACCCGTGCGCTGATCGAGGCCGAGGCGAAGCGCAGCCGTTGCGTATTGGTGCCGGAACCCTCACGCCAGGGCAATGTGGTCACCGGCCGTCATGCCTTCCTGCGCTACAGGCTGCACATGCATGGCAAGCCGGCGCATGCCGGCGCCGATAACCGTGCCGGGCGCAGCGCTATCCGCGCCATGGCCCGGCTGATCGACCGGCTGGAAGGATTGTCCGATTTCGAGCGCGGCATCACCTATTCCGTCGGCGTGGTGCGCGGTGGCCAGTGGGTGAACGTCATTCCCATCGAATGTACGGCGGAAGTGCTCTGCGTCGCCCCGACCGAAGAAGCCTTCGCCGAGGTGCAGGCGACCATGGCCGCACTCCAGCCGGACGATCCCGAGGTGACGCTGGTGGTCGAGCCGGGGCCAGTGCGGCCGCTGTTCCGCGCCAGCGAGGGCACCATGGCGCTGTACGAGATGGCGCGCCAGCTGTCCGAGGCGGAGGGGATTGAGCTGACCCACGGCCAGTTCGGCGGCGGCAGCGACGGTAATTTCACCGGCGCGCTGGGCGTACCGACGCTGGATGGTCTGGGCGTTCGCGGCGGCGGCCCGCATACCCATGGTGAGCATCTGCTGGTCTCCTCGCTGGAACCGCGCGCCCGGCTGCTGGCTGGCCTGTTCGAGTCGATCCGCTAGTGTTAGTCGCCTGACGCGGCGCGCAGCCGCGCCCGGTAGATCGAATAGAGGCCGGCGGCCACGATCAGGCTGGCGCCGGCCACCGTCCAGCCGTCCGGCAGATCGTTGAACACCAGCCAGCCCAGGAAGGTCACCAGTACCAGCTGGGTATAGGTGAAGGGCTGCAAGGCCGAGGCCGGTGCCAGGGTGAAGGCCTTCATGAACACGGTGTGGCCCGCCGCGCCCAATATGCCGATCAGCAGCAGCAGGAACCAGCCGAGCGGCGTCGGCGCGGTCCAGTGGAACGGTACGACCATGCTGGTCATGGCGAGGCCGATCACCGCCGTCCACAGCGCCGTGGTCGGGGCCGGATCGTAGCGGCCGACGATGCGCAGCATGATCTGATAGACGGCCCACATGGCGGTACCAATCAGCGTCAGGATGGTGCCGGTGCTCATACTCTCGAAGCCCGGCCGGACGATGATAAGAACGCCGACGAACCCCACCGTGACCGCCGACCAGCGCCGCCACCCGACCTTTTCCCCCAGGAACGGCACGGACAGCGCCACCACCATCAGCGGCGCGCTGGCGGCGATGGCCTGCACATCGGCCAGCGGCAGGTACTTCAGCGCGGCGACGAAGAACCCCATCTCGATGACCAGTAGCGCCGCCCGCGCCCCCTGCAGCAACGGCCGCTGCGAGCGCCAGGTAAGCCCACCATGCCGTCTGTAGGATAGTGCCAGCGCGATCGGCACGAAGATCAGGAAGCGGACCCAGAGGATCTGCGCGATGCTGTGGCTCTGCCCCAGCACCTTGTTCAGCGTATCGACGCAGGCGAACATGAAGACACCGAGCAGCACGATGGCGATGCCGGCCTTCAGCGCTTTTGCTTCCTCATCAGCGCTCATCAGGGCCATGCAGGCGCCCTATTCCCAGCGATTCGCGTTTTCGTCGAAACCGCCGCTCTTCGCCTTTACCACGCAGAATCGGTGACCGGTCGGGGCAGCCATCACCACCCAGCCCTTGATCTCGGCGATCTTCTTCGCCCCCAGCCTTTCCAGCCGGGCAACCTCCGCCGGGATATCGTCGGCTTCGATATCGAGGTGCACGCGGCTTGGGTGATCGACCTTCTGCACCTCGATATCCATTTCACCCAATGACTTGCCAGGCGGCATTTCCAGCTTGATGTAGCCGGCATCCTCGGTTGCCTTGTCCCGCCGCCGCGGCAGGCCGAGCGCCTGGCTCCAGAAATCTGACGCCCCGTCGAGATCCTCGCCGAGACAGTCGATGATGAAACCGGCCAGCCTGCTGCGGTGCATTGGGAGGGCTCCTTTGAAAGACCTAGCCGCGACCGATGAAAGGCATCTTGGTCGCCATCACGGTAATGAACTGCACATTGGCGTCCAGCGGCAGGCTGGCCATATAGGCGACCGAGCTTCCGACATGGGCAACATCCATGCGCGGCTCGACCATCATGGTGCCGTTTGGCTGCGGCACGCCCTTGGTCATGCGGTCGGTCATCTCGGTCGCGGCGTTGCCGATATCGATCTGGCCGCAGGCGATGTCGTATTGCCGGCCATCCAGCGAGGTGGATTTGGTCAGGCCGGTCACCGCATGCTTCGTCGCCGTGTAGGGCGAGGAGAAGGGCCGCGGGACATGCGCCGAGATCGAGCCGTTATTGACGATCCGGCCACCGCGCGGCGACTGGTCCTTCATGATCCGGAAGGCCTCCTGGGTGCACAGGAAGGTGCCGGTCAGATTGGCATCCACGACATTCTTCCACTGCTCGTAGCTGAGATCTTCCAGCGGAATGGCGGGCGCGCCCATGCCGGCATTGTTGAACAGGAAATCGAGCCGCCCGTATTTCGCCTTCACCGCGGCGAACAGGGCCTTCACCGAGGCCGGATCGCCAACATCCGTCTGCACAACCAACGCCTCGCTGCCGAGTTCGACGATCTGGGCGGCGGTCGCCTCCAGCGGTTCCTTACGGCGGCCGGCCAGGCCGACCACGAAGCCGTCTTTCGCCAGCGCCAGTGCCGCCGCGCGGCCGACACCGCTGCCCGCCCCGGTCACTATCGCGACTTTTGTCGTCATGTTTCCTCTCCTTTGGATGAATTCGGCCAGTGCCGATGTGCTGTGCCGTTATGAGCGCCATTCTGGCCATGTCTGGGCAGAGGGCAAGCCATGTTCCGGGAGGTCAGCCATTCGCCTTGACACTGTCCATGCAGGTGAACAGTATCGACACAAATATGAACAAAGAGCGCGCCAGCCTGAACCGGCGCGCCGACAGGAGGAAACGCCCATGGGCCCGCTGCACGGCGTGCGCATTCTCGACCTGACATCGGTGATGATGGGGCCCTATGCGACCCAGCTGCTGGGCGACATGGGCGCGGAGGTGCTGAAGGTCGAAAGCCCGGATGGCGATATCGTGCGGCAGATCGGCCCTGGCCGCTCGCCCGGCATGGGCGGGATGTTCCTGCAGCTGAACCGCAGCAAGCGCAGCATCGTTCTCGACCTGAAGAAACCTTCCGGCAAGGCGGCGCTGATGCGGATCGCCGCCTCCTGCGATGTGCTGATGTATAATCTGCGCCCGCAGGTGATGCAGCGCCTCGGCCTCGGCTATGAGGAGATCGCGAAGGCGCGGCCCGATATCGTCTATGCCGGGCTGTTCGGCTATGGCCAGGACGGACCCTATGGCGCCCTGCCCGCCTATGACGATCTGATCCAGGGCGCCAGCGCCATCCCCTCATTGATCGCCCAGGCCGGCGACGGCACGCCGCGCTATGTGCCGCTGACCATGGCCGACCGGGTCGTCGGGCTGCATGCGGTGAATGCGGTGCTGGCCGCCCTGTTCCACCGGCAAAAGACAGGCCAGGGCCAGCGCATCGACATCCCGATGTTCGAGACCATGGCGAGTTTCGTGCTGGGCGACCATCTGGGCGGGCTGACCTACGACCCGCCGCTGGACAAGGGCGGTTATCCGCGCCTGCTGTCGAAGCACCGCGCGCCCTACCGCACCAGCGACGGGCATATCTGTGCGCTGATCTATAACGACAAGCACTGGCGCAATTTCTTCGCCGCCATCGGCCAGCCGGAGAAGGCCAGCGACCCGCGCTACGCCAATCATGGCAGCCGCATCCGCCATATCGACGCGATCTATGAGGAAGCGGCGGCGGTCTTCGCCACCCGCAGCACTGCGGAATGGAAGAATCTGCTGGATGAGGCGGATATCCCGGTGAT contains these protein-coding regions:
- a CDS encoding M20/M25/M40 family metallo-hydrolase translates to MTSASNLFNAEEILDGICGWVRIESPTYEPDRVNRMMDEAEGAMRALGAAIERIPGTDGYADVVKATLPFGDDPDAPGILVLGHLDTVHPGGTIDGPLKLRREGDKVYGPGIYDMKGGMYLAYYALRQLLKAGQKPALPITFLFISDEEVGSPSTRALIEAEAKRSRCVLVPEPSRQGNVVTGRHAFLRYRLHMHGKPAHAGADNRAGRSAIRAMARLIDRLEGLSDFERGITYSVGVVRGGQWVNVIPIECTAEVLCVAPTEEAFAEVQATMAALQPDDPEVTLVVEPGPVRPLFRASEGTMALYEMARQLSEAEGIELTHGQFGGGSDGNFTGALGVPTLDGLGVRGGGPHTHGEHLLVSSLEPRARLLAGLFESIR
- a CDS encoding DMT family transporter, which encodes MALMSADEEAKALKAGIAIVLLGVFMFACVDTLNKVLGQSHSIAQILWVRFLIFVPIALALSYRRHGGLTWRSQRPLLQGARAALLVIEMGFFVAALKYLPLADVQAIAASAPLMVVALSVPFLGEKVGWRRWSAVTVGFVGVLIIVRPGFESMSTGTILTLIGTAMWAVYQIMLRIVGRYDPAPTTALWTAVIGLAMTSMVVPFHWTAPTPLGWFLLLLIGILGAAGHTVFMKAFTLAPASALQPFTYTQLVLVTFLGWLVFNDLPDGWTVAGASLIVAAGLYSIYRARLRAASGD
- a CDS encoding VOC family protein produces the protein MHRSRLAGFIIDCLGEDLDGASDFWSQALGLPRRRDKATEDAGYIKLEMPPGKSLGEMDIEVQKVDHPSRVHLDIEADDIPAEVARLERLGAKKIAEIKGWVVMAAPTGHRFCVVKAKSGGFDENANRWE
- a CDS encoding SDR family oxidoreductase, whose amino-acid sequence is MTTKVAIVTGAGSGVGRAAALALAKDGFVVGLAGRRKEPLEATAAQIVELGSEALVVQTDVGDPASVKALFAAVKAKYGRLDFLFNNAGMGAPAIPLEDLSYEQWKNVVDANLTGTFLCTQEAFRIMKDQSPRGGRIVNNGSISAHVPRPFSSPYTATKHAVTGLTKSTSLDGRQYDIACGQIDIGNAATEMTDRMTKGVPQPNGTMMVEPRMDVAHVGSSVAYMASLPLDANVQFITVMATKMPFIGRG
- a CDS encoding CaiB/BaiF CoA transferase family protein produces the protein MGPLHGVRILDLTSVMMGPYATQLLGDMGAEVLKVESPDGDIVRQIGPGRSPGMGGMFLQLNRSKRSIVLDLKKPSGKAALMRIAASCDVLMYNLRPQVMQRLGLGYEEIAKARPDIVYAGLFGYGQDGPYGALPAYDDLIQGASAIPSLIAQAGDGTPRYVPLTMADRVVGLHAVNAVLAALFHRQKTGQGQRIDIPMFETMASFVLGDHLGGLTYDPPLDKGGYPRLLSKHRAPYRTSDGHICALIYNDKHWRNFFAAIGQPEKASDPRYANHGSRIRHIDAIYEEAAAVFATRSTAEWKNLLDEADIPVMPLHTLESLLEDPHLAACGFFRPVEHPSEGAIRTMRVPSRWTATQPDPQIPAPRLGEQTRAILREAGLSDTDIDELLTDGAAIAASEPEEMETR